A genomic segment from Gossypium hirsutum isolate 1008001.06 chromosome D04, Gossypium_hirsutum_v2.1, whole genome shotgun sequence encodes:
- the LOC107931546 gene encoding uncharacterized protein → MLSDSKDEELQHQKGLQIKQDDKFFSRLMSKETSMANSSCRVYYGGASGAVPFMWESHPGTPKHPSCDTAIPPLTPPPSYYSSFNSKSKQTKGLKSTLLNSIFPRLITARKSQASPSSSSSRSSTSSSSSLSPCSSLHDAGSSPLPKSSINRKLFHRQMSYFSCSRSPVHSCMDDDDHHHENEGLGSPTSTLCFGVKPRNLNVFKGCQSMINMKKALLSMVSHGSGQGTSN, encoded by the coding sequence ATGTTGAGTGACAGTAAGGACGAGGAGCTTCAGCATCAGAAAGGCCTCCAAATCAAGCAAGATGACAAGTTCTTCAGCAGGCTCATGTCTAAAGAAACTTCAATGGCTAACTCTTCTTGCAGGGTCTACTATGGCGGAGCTTCGGGTGCTGTTCCATTCATGTGGGAATCACACCCTGGAACCCCAAAACATCCTTCATGTGACACTGCTATTCCTCCTCTTACTCCACCTCCTTCATATTATTCCTCATTCAACTCCAAATCCAAGCAGACAAAGGGCTTGAAATCCACCCTTTTGAACTCTATCTTTCCCAGGCTTATCACTGCTAGGAAATCCCAGGCttccccttcttcttcttcttcacgcTCTTCTACGTCATCTTCATCGTCTTTATCACCATGCTCGTCGTTGCATGATGCTGGTTCTTCACCATTGCCTAAATCTTCAATTAATCGAAAGCTATTTCATAGGCAGATGAGCTATTTTTCATGTTCGAGGTCGCCAGTTCATAGCTGCATGGATGATGATGATCATCATCATGAAAATGAAGGGCTTGGATCACCAACTTCGACATTGTGTTTTGGGGTTAAACCAAGAAACCTGAATGTGTTTAAAGGATGTCAGTCAATGATAAACATGAAGAAAGCATTGCTCTCAATGGTTAGCCATGGTTCAGGTCAAGGTACTAGTAATTAA
- the LOC107936211 gene encoding LOB domain-containing protein 15, which translates to MSRERERFDEIGKKIKREGGVSCHQQMGRRHILSPPGTLNTITPCAACKLLRRRCAQECPFSPYFSPHEPQKFASVHKVFGASNVSKMLMEVPESQRADAANSLVYEANVRLRDPVYGCMGAISALQHQVQSLQAEVHAVRAELLKYKYREANFIPSSLVALLSSGAVSVAAPPPPPQPPPPPLPTTSTSTSSMYTQLTTAADYTTISNENVSYFG; encoded by the exons ATGTCCAGAGAAAG AGAGAGATTTGATGAAATAGGCAAGAAGATCAAGAGAGAGGGAGGTGTGTCATGTCATCAGCAAATGGGAAGAAGACATATATTGAGTCCTCCAGGAACCCTAAATACCATAACACCATGTGCAGCCTGCAAACTGTTGAGGCGTAGGTGTGCTCAAGAATGCCCTTTTTCACCATATTTCTCTCCCCATGAACCCCAAAAGTTTGCTTCCGTTCACAAAGTCTTTGGCGCTAGCAATGTCTCCAAGATGCTAATG GAGGTACCGGAGAGCCAAAGAGCTGACGCAGCAAACAGTCTTGTTTATGAGGCTAACGTGAGGCTTAGAGATCCTGTTTATGGCTGCATGGGTGCAATTTCAGCTTTGCAACACCAAGTTCAATCTTTACAAGCTGAAGTACATGCAGTAAGGGCTGAGCTATTGAAATATAAGTATAGGGAAGCTAACTTTATACCCTCTTCCCTTGTAGCCTTGCTCTCTTCTGGGGCCGTTTCAGTTGcagcaccaccaccaccaccgcaacctcctcctcctcctcttcctaCTACTTCTACCTCCACATCTTCCATGTATACCCAACTTACCACTGCTGCAGACTATACCACCATTTCTAATGAAAATGTTTCCTACTTtggataa